Part of the Woronichinia naegeliana WA131 genome, CTCTTTTAAGTCTCTTCCACTACGATCTAAAGGAAAGCAGATTTTTGAAAAAGTTAAGTCCTCTTTTTGATAAATACCTTTAACTTCAACTTGTTCTGAGAGCAAATGAGTAGTAATAAAACCTGTACCAAAACGTCCTGTAGTCTGGGGTCTCACGTCCAGATTGGCATTATCTCGATCCTTATCTTCCGAACTAATTTGTTGAATTAAGCCTTCAACATTAGCAACCGTAAAATAGCCAAAGTTATGTTGAAATTCTAGCGATTCATTATAGTCAATAACAACTGAAACTTTCTCGTCGGAAAAGTCAATAGCGGCTTTATCTTTCGCATTTTGCAGTAATTCCCAAATCCAGCGACGTTTCGAGTTTTCTTCTGCCAACATCTGCAAGTTACGCATTTTTTCAAAAATCTTCTGCGCCGCTAAACGGTTTAATCTGTCAATCGCTTTTTGATTAAATTCTGACATGACTTTTCCCAAGGGTTTCTTCTGAAAATTTAATGAATATGAAAGAGCGAGAACCTTCGTGTAAAACACTCAAGCAAGGCTTAGGGATTAGGAATCGCTCGGATTAATAGTGTCACAACACTAGTCGTTACGGCTACCACAATTGGCACAATCAACGCCTTTACCCCCTTCAAATCAGACACATCCTTCACTAAGATTTTTTGCTCCGTTTCAATTGTTTCTAGACGTTGTTCCACATTATCCATACGTTCCTCTAATCGAGTCTGGGTTGCCTGTAAACGCTCCTCAAGACGAGCTTGCCCTATTTCCAAACGGTTAAGACGCTCATCCATTCGTTTCAGTGATTGATTGATTTCTCCTAAAACTTCCCTGAGATCAGTTTCTAGTATAAGTGGCACAGTCATCATCACCTCCTTAGAGTAAGGCGCAATTTTAGTTTACCTTGTAGGCTTTTCGGCATAAAAAAATGAATTAAGGGAGGTATAGGAACTGAGAACTGACGGCTCTTCCCAATTCCTCTTCCCAAAACCGTTAGGCCTTACGAGAGTAGTACTCAACGACCAACAATTCGTTAATTTGTAACGCCACCCATTCTCGTTCAATCACACTATTGACTTTGCCAACTAAGGAATTTTTGTCGAATTCTAGATGGGTCGGGAGGTTGGCTAAACCAGGGTATTCCATATTAGTTTGTACCAGTCTGCGAGAGGCATCCTTATTGCGGACACTAATCACTTCACCCGGACGACATTGGTAGCTAGGAATATCAACGACGCGGCCATTGACGGTAATGTGACCGTGATTGACTAATTGGCGAGCAGCCGGAATGGTTCCAGCCATCCCTAAACGGAAAACGGTATTATCCAAACGCATTTCTAACATTTGGAGTAAGGCTTGACCAGTAGAACCCGTGGCCCGACGTGCTTTTTTCACATAGCGGACTAATTGAGTTTCCGTAATACCGTAGTTGAGGCGGAGTTTTTGTTTTTCTTCGAGACGAATCGCGTACTCGGAGCGTTTTTTACGATTTTGGCCATGTTGACCAGGGGCATAGGCCCGACGGGGTGTTTTGCGGCTTAAACCGGGGAGTTCTCCCAGTCGTCGCACAATACGCAAGCGTGGCCCTCTATAACGAGACATATCAGGTATTATCTCCTGGTGAATTATTGATCCCAAAACTATGATTATAGCCGATTTGTTGTCTATTCGCCTAAATAGGCTTCCAGTACCCGTTGATTGTTTTGAATTTCCTGGGGAGTGCCATCGGCTAGGTTACTTCCTTCTGCTAGAACCCAGACGTGGTGACAGAGAGACATGATCACATCCATATTATGTTCAATGATCAAGAAGGTGATGCCTTGGCGATTCCAGTTCTGAATATGTTCGCAAATTTGGCCAATTAGGGTGGGATTGACACCGGCGGCGGGTTCATCAAGCAAAATCAGTTTGGGATTAGTCATCAAGGCTCTTGCCATTTCTAGCAATTTTCGTTGTCCTCCCGATAAAGCTCCTGCATAGTCCTGGGCTTTGGCCGCTAATCCGACGGATTCCAAAATTTCTAGGGCTTTTTCCCGATTCTGTCTTTCTTCCTGTCTGACTTTACCCTGATGGAAACAGGCTTTTAGGATGTTTTCCCCAGTTTGCTGTTGAGTGGCTAGTAACATATTTTCTAAAACCGTTAAACGGGATAATACTCTAGCGACTTGGAAGGTACGCACACAACCTTTGAGGGCAATTTTATGGGGATGGAGTTGTTGGATCGGGCTACCATCAAAAATGACTTCACCGCGATCGCAGCGAATAAAATTAGAGAGCAAGTTAAATAGGGTGGTTTTGCCTGCACCGTTGGGGCCAATTAAGCCTGTTATACTGTTTTTTTGTACGGTAATCCCCGCACTATTAACGGCTTTGAGACCACCAAAACTTTTACAGAGTCCCTGGGCGCAAAGAAGAGCGTTATCCGTTGTTGTCTTCATATCACTGACTACCAAATATCCTGCAAAGATTAGCACATCTTAGTGGTAATGAGCAGTGACAGAGCGATCATTCAAGATTAATGTTGCGGTAATATAGCAGAAAGAGATTGAGTAAAATCTAGACAACCAAGCTTTAGAGAGAACAACTATTTCAAGGAATCTAATACTTTCTGATGAGTGATCCCTTTTTCAGTCGAGAGAAATTGAAAAAATTTTGGCGTTTCTGAATCAAGCGATGAATGTTAATTTTGCACACATCTAAAAGTCAGTTTGAGTCTAGGTTTTAAAAATTCCATGCCAGAAGATTCATATCTCGAATCAGCAACGTCGACTTTTGCTACTTCTCTGCTTAGACTAACAAAAGAGAATCAGAGGATCAATAGAGCTTTTGAAAGCTTACATCACGATCGCACCTACAAGCCTGTTAATGAGCAACCATCTGAGTTGTGGCCCAGAGTAAAAAGGGAAGGGTTATTAAACTGGCTAGGGTAGAGGAGACGACGGTACGAGCAACCTTAATTGCATCTCCTCCAAATTCTGTTACTAACACCACTGTATTGACGGCGGTGGGCATAGCTGTTTGGAGAATTAAAACCTGAAGGTCGATCGCCTGAAGATGAAGCAATATTCCTACCCCATAGGCAATCAGAGGGGCTAAGAGCAGTTTGAGGGCCGTTGCCCCTAATTCATGACGACCTAGCCCAAAACGAGTACGAGTTAATTGGATCCCTAAAATAATTAAAGCGATGGGAATAGCCGCTTGTCCCAATTGATTAAGGGTAACTTCTAAATTGGCGGGTAATTTGAGATGCCAAACCTGAAGTCCTAGCCCTCCCGCGATCGCCCACATCAGGGGTAATTTGAGGGTGAGAGTTAAGCCGGAACGAACCGAATGGCCGGCTAAAAGGGCGGGAAGAATGCCAAAGAGGAGAATGCTAGAGCCGATCATGTAAATAATGGCCCGTTGTAAACCGTCTTCTCCCAGGGTAAAGGCCAGCAGGGGTAAGCCCAAATTGCCATTGTTGGGTAATAGCGTAGTAGCCAAAAGACTCTTGCGAGTTAAGGTTGGCAGCTTCAGTATTTGTCCTAATCCCCAAAGCACCAGATACCAGATAAAGAATCAAAGAAATTAGGGTAAAACCGGCCAGTAAACCGAAGGCACTGTGCAGAGATAGATGATTGCGATAGAGTCCGTCAGCCACTAGGGCGGGAGCCAAGATATAAACACTGAGTTGGG contains:
- the rpsD gene encoding 30S ribosomal protein S4, whose amino-acid sequence is MSRYRGPRLRIVRRLGELPGLSRKTPRRAYAPGQHGQNRKKRSEYAIRLEEKQKLRLNYGITETQLVRYVKKARRATGSTGQALLQMLEMRLDNTVFRLGMAGTIPAARQLVNHGHITVNGRVVDIPSYQCRPGEVISVRNKDASRRLVQTNMEYPGLANLPTHLEFDKNSLVGKVNSVIEREWVALQINELLVVEYYSRKA
- a CDS encoding ABC transporter ATP-binding protein → MKTTTDNALLCAQGLCKSFGGLKAVNSAGITVQKNSITGLIGPNGAGKTTLFNLLSNFIRCDRGEVIFDGSPIQQLHPHKIALKGCVRTFQVARVLSRLTVLENMLLATQQQTGENILKACFHQGKVRQEERQNREKALEILESVGLAAKAQDYAGALSGGQRKLLEMARALMTNPKLILLDEPAAGVNPTLIGQICEHIQNWNRQGITFLIIEHNMDVIMSLCHHVWVLAEGSNLADGTPQEIQNNQRVLEAYLGE
- a CDS encoding AEC family transporter; this translates as MATTLLPNNGNLGLPLLAFTLGEDGLQRAIIYMIGSSILLFGILPALLAGHSVRSGLTLTLKLPLMWAIAGGLGLQVWHLKLPANLEVTLNQLGQAAIPIALIILGIQLTRTRFGLGRHELGATALKLLLAPLIAYGVGILLHLQAIDLQVLILQTAMPTAVNTVVLVTEFGGDAIKVARTVVSSTLASLITLPFLLWATTQMVAH